The genomic stretch TTTATACTGAATTAAACAATATCCTACGCATTTGCTCGTCCAAAAGTTGGGATGTGTAGgtagtataataaaatgaaaatatattttgtaaacaaaccTTATCACATGGGGGGCATGGAGGCAAGCTAGGTAGGACAGGTGGGGGTAAGCATGGTGCAGGACAAGGGCGGACTGGCGCTGGGCAAGGAGAACATCCCCCACCAGGACAAACAGAGCACGGTCTTATGTCGTTACATGACGCAGCGCAGGGCTTAGTCGAGTAAGGGTAGCATGCTCCACATGGCATACCAGTACAGACACAAGGGTCATAACTGTAAAACGGAGCGCTCatggtgtttttattttatttttaatttttttttatgttaatattttacaaaaattttatcaaacgGCAACGAACATGtaatttttgacttttttgtgATAGACAATAACAATGTCAAAGAATTTTGAATTTCGTATTAAGatcttacaatatttaaaatattctgggcgaagaaatatttaaaaaagtaccaaTAGTCTATTCCAATTAAAAGGAGTTCCAATAATCGGTTTATTCTCAATAAgtgatatgtatgtatttcattGCAAATGCGATTAATCgaattgcaatttaaaaattatgattttgtCTAAGGTGATTTAATTACTTATCGTAATTAAATGGTAGTGTCCCAATTAAGACTCATCTTTATGCTTTGAATAATAAAGCATACGCtgctatttatttctatatttattgaggtaaataatatattggctTGAAAAGGGTTTTATTTTCTATCAATTTGAGCATGTCGGTAAATGGCATATCAAGTAAAGCTTTTATTTCAAGGAATCTTTTATGGTAATTTCAGTAAGATCGAGTTTTTGATCTGCATACTTCTGAGATAATTTACCGTACTTAGGTCGACATACACCCAGGTGCTAAGGTACGGGATCCTAAACAGATCACTGGGTGATTCATTGGGCAATTACGCGCCAGTTTCTCGTCATCAGGTAAACTAAATGGGACTTGGGAACGGATTTACTAAGAATCATTACAGATTTACTTCACCCTACTTCGAAGTGTATTATCGAATCAACTCATTggtacaatattattacatcGTTTAGTTAAGTACGTGTGAAATTTTTTCAGTAATAgattgttttttgtaaaaatgttgtAAGATGTCCATTTCTAAATTGGTGTCATGATAACGTCaacaagaaatattacaaataaaactatacacattattaaatatactgatGTTATGAAGGTTTGCGTTAAAATAGTGTTAAGtcatagtaaattataataatctcatttaaaaaactcatataaaaaatataaaaaaaaaacatttattgagttaatgtcaattttaattaattaatctaagcGTTGCTTTGGATCCAGTTGATGAATACAGGAATACGGGTGTAAACGGCTGGGTATCCACGGTAACCGCATCCGCTGCCAAAGGATGAAATACCAACGACAACGCCGTTGTGAAGTAGAGGACCACCGTAATCACCATCGCAAGGGTCACGACCACCCTGATTCAGAATGCCAGCGCACATCATGTTATTAGTGACAGTCATGGCGATAATGTTGTAGTTACTTCTGCATACGTTTTGGTTCACTGTAAAGACTTGGACATGTCTCAGCTGACTTGACTTGGGGCCATTGTACTGAAAACAAGAAAAtcgatatgaaatattaaccagtAAACAATTATCTGAATGACTGTTTTGAATAGATTACAATGCTTACAGAAGTTGCGCCCCATCCAATAGTCCAAACAGCCTGATTATCAGCTACATTGTAGTTGGAACCTGCGAATCTTCCGGGCTGTACGTTTCCTCCAATGCTGATGGTTGATGATAATCTAAGTATACCAACATCATTTGTGAACCAATGGCTGTAGTTGGGATGGATGATCAGGCTGCCGACATTGCGAGTAGTGCCTCCGCTGCTTGCGTATGAAGATCCAACGCGTATGCGCCAAACATTAGCTGAAGTACcgctgtaaaataaaataatattttttatatttgctgCTAAAAGGAGTATTAATTGgtattaaaaaactattacaaAGCAAACTAAAggctgtaaataaatatatttaagagaaTCCTTTATTCTggctagaataaaaaaaataattaaaaaataaaaagcgcgcgaaattgaaactttttttggGCACGGGCTGTAATGTTTTAAAAGTGTTATGTGTTTTTTTGGATTGGTAAGCTCAACtgagtaagtaatttatttcaatgtgtatgatttggtgatttattaatattcagatAAATTCGAAGATTGAGTTTGCGTTTTAAGATTTGGTTTGTTAGTaaattgtttaaagtaatttataatctatataaatttctctttcttttttctttataaatttctgtacgctaaatatataaatgtttattcgacgtattcccgttaggagGTAATAGGTTTTCTTAgctctacaaaaatatattacaattaggacattattttaaagcgaccgaaataaaatgaccgcAAAGGATACCGTTGGAAACGGTGTTGATATTGGGACTAATTAGTTTTAGCCATAACTTGGCGTCTCTATTGATACATATTACTGATTCCtttctttgataaataatatcaacaacATGGTCATAAATACTAAACGCAACCGAAACTTGTTTCTTCTACTTCGGGTTTCCGAAGAAGAAGAAgcaagtttaataaaaagatattttaacaTAAGCACAATCTGATCTAACTCAGACATCCTGGCTTCAATACCAAAATGTATCTATTAAACTCTCAAAAACttgatattttatcataaatccTAGTTAAATGTCTACAAAACCTAACACAGCTATATATTCGTGTATAATGATGAGAGTTATCCCACAGgattataaaaagttatattattttgctaGATAATATTTAGATAGTAGTCCAAAAAAAACTAGAATATCAATGAATTCGATTAACTTACAAGAAGCAGTGAGCAACTGAAAGAATTGATCTGTTGTTCAGGATGACACCACCGCAGGTTTGTACATAGCCCTGGTTAGTGTTCCTCAACACCACA from Vanessa cardui chromosome 1, ilVanCard2.1, whole genome shotgun sequence encodes the following:
- the LOC124533581 gene encoding small proline-rich protein 2H-like; its protein translation is MSAPFYSYDPCVCTGMPCGACYPYSTKPCAASCNDIRPCSVCPGGGCSPCPAPVRPCPAPCLPPPVLPSLPPCPPCDKPGNPIPAPTRLCDSVAIPCCRPNRCKPCPCYCCTEPAICSPKRCSYPGVPVCGGCCGPCMPVW
- the LOC124530727 gene encoding trypsin, alkaline B-like; this translates as MRSLIFLFAFGLTALVGASAQQRIVGGSATTIQNYPFAAVVLRNTNQGYVQTCGGVILNNRSILSVAHCFFGTSANVWRIRVGSSYASSGGTTRNVGSLIIHPNYSHWFTNDVGILRLSSTISIGGNVQPGRFAGSNYNVADNQAVWTIGWGATSYNGPKSSQLRHVQVFTVNQNVCRSNYNIIAMTVTNNMMCAGILNQGGRDPCDGDYGGPLLHNGVVVGISSFGSGCGYRGYPAVYTRIPVFINWIQSNA